In bacterium, a genomic segment contains:
- a CDS encoding MBL fold metallo-hydrolase has protein sequence MYHATYGTRAAWSGQADQKGFAIRVTFHGAVRTVTGSLHMVEAGNTRVYLDCGLFQGRRADAAEWNRRFPLAPGDLDAVILSHAHLDHCGNLPTLVAHGFRGPIYCTPATRDLAALVLRDSAKVQRQDAQILNRRHRRQGLPEVEPLYDGRAAERAIARLAAVPYGRPFRVGSLTAMFRDAGHILGSAMVVLEADGRRLGFTGDLGRPGTAIVRDPEVLPAVDLLLIESTYGDREHAPRAEAEAHLAAVVRETVARGGRVLIPAFALGRVQEVAYTLHRQREAGLIPAISIYMDSPMATDATEIFRAHPECFDEEIRAHMKRHDPFGFGALRYVRTPAESRALRASDEPCVVIATSGMVEAGRILSHLQGRIGDPRSTLLFVGYQAEHTLGRRLSDGAPEARIYGEPLKVAIRIERADAFSAHADRNELLAWAARVPRIGAAYCVHGDEAAAKALAGALVSAGIPAEVPVAGQTV, from the coding sequence TTGTACCACGCGACTTACGGTACAAGAGCCGCGTGGTCCGGTCAAGCCGACCAAAAGGGGTTCGCCATCCGCGTAACCTTCCACGGGGCCGTCCGCACCGTCACCGGCTCGCTCCACATGGTCGAGGCCGGCAACACGCGGGTCTATCTCGACTGCGGGTTGTTCCAGGGCCGGCGCGCCGATGCCGCCGAATGGAACCGGCGTTTTCCCCTTGCACCAGGCGACCTCGACGCCGTCATCCTCTCGCACGCGCACCTTGATCACTGCGGCAACCTGCCCACGCTGGTGGCGCACGGGTTTCGCGGCCCGATCTACTGCACGCCGGCCACCCGCGATCTCGCGGCGCTGGTGCTGCGGGACAGCGCGAAGGTGCAGCGGCAGGACGCGCAGATCCTGAACCGGCGCCACCGACGCCAGGGGCTGCCCGAGGTGGAGCCGCTCTACGACGGCCGCGCCGCGGAGCGGGCGATCGCCCGCCTGGCCGCCGTGCCCTACGGCCGGCCGTTTCGCGTCGGCTCCCTGACCGCCATGTTTCGCGACGCGGGGCACATCCTCGGGTCGGCGATGGTGGTGCTCGAGGCGGATGGCCGCCGCCTGGGCTTCACCGGCGACCTGGGCCGCCCCGGTACCGCCATAGTGCGCGATCCCGAGGTGCTCCCCGCGGTGGACCTCCTGCTCATCGAGTCCACCTACGGCGACCGGGAGCACGCCCCACGCGCCGAGGCAGAGGCACACCTGGCCGCGGTGGTGCGCGAGACCGTCGCCCGTGGTGGCAGGGTGTTGATCCCCGCCTTCGCGCTCGGCCGGGTACAGGAGGTGGCGTACACGCTGCACCGCCAGCGGGAGGCAGGCCTCATCCCGGCGATCTCGATCTACATGGACAGCCCCATGGCAACCGACGCCACGGAGATCTTCCGAGCGCATCCCGAGTGCTTTGACGAGGAGATCCGCGCGCACATGAAGCGGCACGATCCCTTCGGGTTCGGCGCTCTGCGCTATGTGCGCACCCCTGCCGAGTCCAGGGCGCTGCGCGCCTCAGACGAGCCATGCGTCGTTATTGCCACATCCGGGATGGTGGAGGCCGGCCGCATCCTGTCGCACCTGCAAGGGCGCATCGGCGACCCGCGGTCCACGCTGCTGTTCGTGGGATACCAGGCCGAGCACACGCTGGGCCGCCGGCTGTCCGACGGTGCGCCGGAGGCCAGGATCTACGGTGAGCCGCTCAAGGTGGCGATCCGGATCGAGCGGGCCGACGCGTTCAGCGCGCACGCCGACCGGAACGAGCTGCTCGCTTGGGCGGCACGCGTGCCGCGGATCGGCGCCGCGTACTGCGTGCACGGCGACGAGGCCGCGGCAAAGGCGTTGGCGGGTGCGCTTGTCTCGGCCGGAATCCCGGCCGAGGTGCCGGTGGCAGGGCAGACGGTCTAG
- the xpt gene encoding xanthine phosphoribosyltransferase, producing MDALKQRILREGRNLGNGILKVDSFLNHQVDPALLEECGRELAARFASVGATKVLTAEISGIAPAFTTAMHLGVPVVYARKTRPVTMPYQVFLTLAPSHTKGHTIELIVSPEYLSHGERVLIVDDFLATGQTILGLARLAQAAGSTIVGIGAVIEKVMEGGRAHLATLGVPIVALATITDMSDGKIVLA from the coding sequence ATGGACGCGCTCAAACAGCGGATACTGCGCGAAGGCCGCAACCTGGGCAACGGAATCCTCAAGGTGGACAGCTTTCTCAACCACCAGGTGGATCCGGCGCTGTTGGAAGAGTGCGGGCGCGAGTTGGCGGCCAGGTTCGCCTCAGTGGGGGCCACTAAGGTGCTGACCGCGGAGATCTCGGGCATAGCGCCGGCGTTCACAACCGCCATGCACCTGGGCGTGCCGGTGGTCTACGCGCGCAAGACGCGGCCGGTAACCATGCCCTACCAGGTCTTCCTGACCCTGGCCCCGTCACACACGAAGGGGCATACCATCGAACTGATCGTCTCGCCCGAGTACCTGTCGCATGGTGAGCGGGTGCTGATCGTGGACGACTTCCTGGCGACGGGCCAGACCATCCTGGGCCTGGCCCGCCTGGCCCAGGCCGCGGGTTCGACAATCGTGGGCATCGGCGCGGTCATCGAGAAGGTCATGGAAGGCGGGCGGGCGCACCTGGCGACCCTGGGCGTGCCGATCGTGGCGCTGGCGACGATCACCGACATGAGCGATGGGAAGATCGTGCTGGCGTAG